One region of Dokdonia sp. 4H-3-7-5 genomic DNA includes:
- a CDS encoding UDP-glucuronic acid decarboxylase family protein yields MKKILVTGGAGFLGSHLCERLLKEGNEVICVDNYFTGNKMNVIHLLENPLFELIRHDVTEPFYAEVDEIYNLACPASPPHYQHNPIKTIKTSVIGAINMLGLAKRVNAKILQASTSEVYGDPEVHPQTEEYWGNVNPIGLRSCYDEGKRCAESLFVNYKNQNDVKIKIIRIFNTYGTRMNPYDGRVVSNFIVQALKGEDITIYGDGKQTRSFQYVDDLVEGMIRMMASDDSFTGPVNLGNPNEFTMLELAQNILKLTKSPSKIVFRPLPQDDPMQRQPNISLAFEKLDGWKPKVELKDGLEKTIKYFEKIV; encoded by the coding sequence ATGAAAAAAATATTAGTAACGGGTGGAGCAGGTTTTTTAGGTTCTCACTTATGTGAAAGGTTATTGAAAGAAGGAAACGAAGTTATTTGTGTAGATAATTATTTTACGGGTAATAAGATGAATGTAATTCATTTGTTAGAAAATCCATTATTTGAATTAATAAGGCACGACGTTACTGAACCTTTTTATGCAGAAGTAGATGAAATTTATAATTTGGCGTGTCCAGCATCACCCCCCCACTATCAACATAATCCCATTAAGACTATTAAGACATCTGTAATAGGGGCCATTAATATGCTTGGTTTGGCAAAGAGAGTAAATGCAAAAATTTTACAAGCCTCAACTAGTGAAGTTTATGGAGATCCAGAAGTTCACCCGCAAACTGAAGAATATTGGGGCAATGTGAATCCTATTGGATTGAGGTCCTGTTATGATGAAGGAAAAAGATGTGCAGAGTCTTTATTTGTGAATTATAAAAATCAAAATGATGTAAAAATCAAAATCATTAGAATTTTTAATACATATGGAACGAGGATGAATCCTTATGACGGGAGAGTAGTCTCTAACTTTATTGTTCAAGCATTGAAGGGGGAAGACATAACCATTTATGGAGATGGTAAACAAACTCGTAGTTTTCAGTATGTAGATGATTTAGTAGAGGGAATGATTAGAATGATGGCTTCAGATGATTCATTTACAGGTCCAGTTAATTTAGGTAATCCTAATGAATTCACAATGCTAGAATTAGCTCAAAATATTTTAAAGCTAACTAAATCACCTTCTAAAATTGTTTTTAGACCTCTTCCTCAAGATGATCCAATGCAAAGACAACCAAACATTTCATTAGCATTTGAGAAATTAGATGGTTGGAAGCCAAAAGTTGAACTTAAAGATGGGTTAGAAAAAACAATAAAATACTTTGAAAAAATAGTCTAG
- a CDS encoding UDP-N-acetylglucosamine 4,6-dehydratase: MNVLNLIGREKQLFAKDIAQYEDELVEIVSSSRFLVIGGAGSIGQAVTQEIFKRNPLKLHVVDISENNMVELVRDLRSTFGYIDGDFKTFALDIGSIEYDAFFEADGAYDYILNLSALKHVRSEKDPYTLMRMIDVNIFNTEKTLGQAIAKGVKKYFCVSTDKAANPVNMMGGSKRIMEMFLMRKSEEINISTARFANVAFSDGSLLHGFNQRILKKQPIVAPNDVRRYFVTPQESGELCLVSCLLGENRDIFFPKLDEHLNLISFADIAIKFLEQRGYEAHMCSTEEDARSKADTLIKEGKWPCLFTSSDTTGEKDFEEFFTETEIIDLKRFNNFGIIKNDAIYDQETLEMFSSEINHMKNNRRWDKETLVDLFHKMIPNFGHKETGKYLDSKM, from the coding sequence ATGAATGTTTTAAATTTAATTGGACGAGAGAAGCAATTATTTGCTAAGGATATAGCTCAATACGAAGATGAGTTAGTTGAGATCGTAAGTAGCTCCCGCTTCTTAGTTATAGGAGGGGCAGGCTCAATCGGTCAAGCTGTTACTCAAGAAATTTTCAAGCGAAACCCACTAAAATTGCACGTTGTAGATATTAGTGAGAATAATATGGTTGAACTAGTTCGTGATCTTAGGAGTACTTTTGGCTATATCGATGGAGACTTTAAGACATTTGCATTAGATATTGGTTCTATAGAGTATGATGCTTTTTTTGAAGCAGATGGGGCATATGATTATATATTAAACCTTTCAGCATTAAAACACGTGCGTAGCGAGAAGGACCCCTATACTCTCATGCGCATGATTGATGTAAATATTTTTAATACAGAAAAAACTTTAGGGCAGGCTATTGCTAAAGGAGTAAAGAAATATTTTTGTGTATCAACTGATAAAGCTGCTAACCCTGTTAATATGATGGGTGGTTCTAAAAGAATTATGGAGATGTTCTTAATGAGAAAAAGTGAAGAAATAAATATCTCTACTGCTCGTTTTGCAAATGTTGCCTTTTCAGATGGTTCTTTATTGCACGGATTTAATCAAAGAATCTTAAAAAAACAACCAATAGTGGCTCCCAATGATGTAAGACGATATTTTGTGACTCCCCAAGAATCAGGAGAATTATGTTTAGTTTCTTGTCTTTTAGGAGAAAATAGGGATATATTTTTTCCAAAATTAGATGAACATTTAAATCTTATTTCATTTGCAGATATTGCAATTAAATTTTTAGAACAAAGGGGCTATGAAGCTCATATGTGTTCAACCGAAGAAGATGCGAGGTCTAAAGCTGATACACTAATAAAAGAAGGAAAATGGCCTTGTTTATTTACATCTAGTGACACGACAGGTGAAAAGGACTTTGAGGAATTTTTTACCGAAACAGAAATAATTGATTTAAAGAGATTTAATAATTTCGGAATAATTAAGAATGATGCAATTTATGATCAAGAAACGCTGGAGATGTTTAGTAGCGAGATTAATCATATGAAAAATAATAGACGTTGGGACAAAGAAACTCTTGTAGACTTATTTCATAAAATGATTCCTAATTTTGGACATAAAGAAACTGGAAAATATTTAGATTCAAAGATGTAA